ACAATTTTGAGCTATTTCTTTTCCGACTTCCAATAGTTCATCAGGGCAACTCTGTTCTCCAAATGCCCTTTTTTCTAATAACTCCCAACTTTCTTCTGGTCTTAGCAATCGAAGGTTAAGAGGATCAGTGTTGCCCTTTCCATGAAAAGCCACTTCCTTTTGCCGAGTCGTCAAAATAATTCTACTGCCTTTCTCAACATCAGGGAAAGGTCTTGTTAAATCATCCCATGTAGTAGTATCCCACACATCATCTAACACAATTAGGTACCTCTTTCCATACAGTTGTTTCCGTAGCTTATCAGCAACATCTATATCCTCACTAAACTTTAAATCCAAGCCAGCAACTTGATTAAAAAGTTTCATCAACAACTTCTTCTCGTCATATTCTTGGTCGACTGTGCACCATGCACGAAGGTCAAAATGACTACAAACTGATTCATCATTGTATACTTTGTACGCCAAAGTAGTTTTGCCCGAACCCGGCATACCAGTGATTGAGATGACATCTAGTTCTTTCGGTCCACTGGTGAGCTTACTAAATAACCAGTTTGTCTCCTCCTCAAAACCTACAATTATTTTACCAGCCGTGATTGACTTGCTTTCAACTGACTTCTTGGTAGAGTGTACTACAGTGAGGCTCCTATTCTTGGGAATCTTCTCAGATATATTTGAGACTTCTTTTTTGATAAGCTTGATCTTTTTTATGGTGATGGGAAGTGAGAAAATAAAATGTAAGAGACCATTATCTCGAACAATAATCGAATCGATAACATCTTTTGCCTCAtatgccacatctaaaacacgtGCCCACAAATCTTTATACAATCCTTTCTCAGCATTCGTGAAGAACGATCTTATGAATTCTAAGTCTTCTTTCACCAACCCAATTTCTTCCTTTATCAATGCAATTGAATAAGCATTGGAATCTAGCAGATCATTCAAGTGTATGTGTAGCAGATGCATGAAGAGAGGTCCATCATTCATGGGCAAGCAACATTGGCATGGGTCCGGGGCTTTCAGATAAACATGTTTGAGATCTTCCCTGAGGAGTTCAATTTTTTCCAGCAAGTCTCGAGTTGCAGGACTTTTTTCATCGATACTCTCTTCAttccttgatttttcttctaagtCGCGAACAAGAGTTGATACCTCCCTGGTGAGTTCTCCAACACGTGCCAAAAGATCAAACAATTTGTCATGATGAATAATGTCCTTCGGCATATCCATGAGAATAATTAAAAGGAACTCTATCATGACCTGAATGTTTCTAGCCCCTGGAGTTGTAGCGGTAATGGCATTTACAATGTGCTCTTGTAGATGAACCAGATACTCTCTAAGAATGTCGGGAGAGATTTCCAGGAGATTCTTAACGAAGCATCCAACTTCTGCTGAAGTTGTAGCTTTCAAATTTGTGTAACATATTTGCATCACCTCCAGTTCAATTGGTGTAATCATCATGAATAGCTGAGCTAGCTTGAAGACTTTAGAGTCTTTACTAGTTAGATCATCCCAGAGGAAGATTCCAACTTTTTCAGCCATATGTTGAAGCTGGGGTAAGACATATGCGACAATCTCGCACTCAAcgtaatcattcaaaatcaaccCATGGAAATCTCTTACATTTCCACATAAATTCTGAAGAATCTCATACTGAGTCACCAATGGAAAAATCTGTTCAGCAAGATACATGGATAGATAATGGAGATTCTGGAGTAGGAAGTTCAACTGCTCGTCAGTCATCGTGGCACTTGATTTAGAATGATGACATGAGCTGATACAGTCTTCCATATTATTGGAGAAGCTAAGAAGGGCATGATTCATGTTGTATTTACACTCGATGTTGGTGTCAACATCATCCAAAAGTGATCGAAGCAGATCTTTAACTTCGTGTCTTAAAGCAGTCATTATATATTCAAACTGATCCAAATCGGAATAAGAAAGCTGGACATATGTACAAACAAATTTCAGCTTTAATTTCAGCTTTTCAATAAGATCCACATCAACAGTTTTTTGATCCTCTTCATTCTTTAACCTCTCCATGAAATCCAGAACATTGATAACGTCCTCACGAAGAGCAGAAAACGACACCTGCAAAAAAACCAAATGTTATACTCCTATAAACTTTTCAAAGCCACAGTACTTAACATAGCTATAGAAGCGGGCTTTCTTCAAAATAGAAAGTTGGACATAAGCTATACATTGATCATGACATACCGATGAGTTGTTTGCTTCCTCTTCCTTTCTCACTTGTTCATTTTCTTTTACTCTTTCCATGATTGTAATCAAGTTCTCTGGCACAAAGAGTACGTACATAAAAAAGGACCAAAGTTAATTACATTAAGTTCTATCGTGGTATTGATCAAAGTCAAAACATCAAATACATATAGAGAAACTACTTTGTCCGAATAGTAATTTTAGTGCAATTAGTCTCTAACACCAGAATTGCCATTGTTAATCACACATAAAATTCAGCACAACATGCATAAGAAGTTAGTTCAAGTTAAGATCAACATGCACAACTTGTGGAGATTGTTAGCTTGTGAATATGGATGATGTCGTCCTACAATTTTATTGACAGTGCTGAGTTACATATAAACTATTAAGCTAATGACTATGGTGGTGATCATGCCACAACCCCAAATTCTAAAGCTAGGACTGACATCTAACGAGCTACAACTCGCTAGGCGAACCATTGCATTCAATCACCAAACTCAAATTAGAGTCTCATTCATCCCACTACATCCCGAGACCACTCATTAGGATTCCTTCATCATACTCTTAccttttgacatatttttgtggGACAGGTTAAAGTAATAGGATGAAGAAGTAGTCGAAAGGCGAATAACAAAATGACCAATCAAATAGCAAGATCTATTTAGAATTCCAAGATTATTAAAATACAACTCATTGACTTCTCACCTTTAACAAATCTAAATGGATCAAAACTACTTAGAAGGGATCTTTTATCATTTTCTTACCAGCCTCATCATGTTATTATGTTGTCAAtacaatgaaaagaaaaatatttatattacatcTTTGAGTCGTAAAGAAAAATGAAATCCCTggtagaagatagagaaaactAGAAAAGAAGAGACTTTGAACCTGATCTTACCTTTTCCCAGTCTGAAGTTTAGCAATAGAACCAACCGCTTGTTTTAGAAACAACGGCAAAGAGAGTAAGCTATTGGATAAAAAACAAATTTTGTCTGCTAAATAAAGTGCAGTTGAAAGGCCAACAACAGAAAGAATTCAAGTTGTTGAAAGGCTActacttttacaaataaaatgtaTAATTCTGCTGCTTTGTGTTGGTGTTTTTAGATGCTCATGACAAGTTGGCTAAagatgaacatgaaaggccaccAACagcaagaaagaaagaagaatgaaatgatttaataaatacaatgtattTACCTGTCAAGTCTTTTTTTAATCATGTTGGCCATCTTAATTAATAGTGAAAATTATTTGCAGTCTCTTATCTTTACAATATGTGACCTGTAAATTGTAATCTAATAGACCATTgttgaaaatgatgaagaaaagaaCAAATGTCCATATCAAATAGAGAGTAATGTTTATAAAAAGACCAAATCGTCTCTTGTGTTAGTTGGGGTAAGTGGAGAAAATAATCTCAgtattaaaaaaaagaatcatgtattaaataaatttataaagatAAGTTGCTGCTACTGCCATGAAGGTCTAAAGAGCAACAACATTAATCACTTGTCTGCAACAAAGTCCAAAATGTTACACTTTAGAATTGATACTTaggtttagattaatttagttaGAAAGCTAATCACAATTTCTTGCAAGAAACAAACATCTTTTcgtttcatttttatttgttactattttcttatttctccATCTagatatgtaacaccccaacttaggatagaGAGTCTCATATTGGCAAAACACATGagagatgttgggtatataagtaagcaagtcttactccctagtgaaGCGTTTTAAAGCGGACAATATCATTAATGGGTTGGATCGTTACAAGGGTCTCTCGGGCCTTAATGGTTCGGAATGCCCGGCTCTCCTAACTctcattttctcatttttatataGTACTTTGATTATTAGACAAAACCAAGGAAAAACAAGGAAGCAAAAAGGATGTGTTTGgtataaaggaaaatatattcatacaaaatatATTCTACTATTAACACAATGAATATTTGTGTATTCCACAATTATAGTTCAATACAGATGAATCGACCAACGTTTTTACTTGATGAAAATATTCTCTGCTTGTTTtgttatttgtaccaacagattcTCAAAATTCTGACACAAAGAATATGGAGGAATAATTAATGACTCCAAATCATTGTGTTGATGGGTTTGATGCtgataaaaagacaaaaaaagctTCTTTTGGTTGGAacttgttaagaattcgtgccctacagattttcttattttcacctaACTTTTGCTTATCGATGCAACgtgttgcctgacgtgttccactgaCGTGTTTCAAGGAAGTAGTGAACAGAatgtaaagaacacaatgatttttacgtggaaaacatccggctcaaaaggtgtaaaaaaccacgacctgcacctctacaggatttaaccccaacttcactaaaaaatTTTGAGCCTCAaaaacgactgattacaaaactcttgtaaccaacaaataggaattataaactctaattcctataactcaacaattacgaattataaactctaatccctataactcaataattaggaattataaactctaattcctaactacacatacctcccaaggtatgtgttcccaaagtctctgagttttccccaactcgaagactagctcctaattcagtttataacacactgaaactaatattacatgaatagctcaaacacaatgaacaactctaaaaatcaatgctaaaactcttagctggattctgtactgaggaccaggttcttcaacgtgtttcttcagtgattgagtagcacttcgtgaagtcaatctgtcgattgagcTTTTCTGTTTTTTTAAGTGCGTGAATTATTCtgactgatgcatcttctatttaagcacagctcttcaaagagtcattctttatttcaaactcctcctttaattaaaactctcattgcatagagttctacttcaagtgagattctttctttaattccaactcttgttTCCATAGTattgtagtaaaactccaactcttttaaatcagcacatgtttatttatcaaaatctttctcctcccacacataggactcttcaagatatactcagaagtgaaactccttcttcacgtagaactcctttttcaactcaaattgctttcccttatcattaagtgtttgaatcaaattcaacttgttatattccccacatgatcagtagcttgagtatatcagaattaggttTGCTTATTCGTTCTtgtctttaagcaatcttgtctgcatctatcagtaaAACTGGAAATTTGCTTTCCTATGTGTCGACCAACTCAAGTAACATGTTttattcatgtgtcagtttgttAAGCATCACAACTGACTAAGTGGAGAAAATAATTTCAGTATTAATCAAAAAGCTGtagaaaaaaaatgatgcatagtaTTTAGAAAAGTCTAAAGAACAAAagcataaattaattttaagggGCCTCCCTTGTctgtaaaaaggaaaaaaggaaagaacaCGATGACAGCGTATATTTGTACTGAAAAATCTGTTACATATATTATAAGAAATATTTGTAGGTGGATGGGGGAAGAGTGAAAAAGAGAAGACGAAGCAaaacaacaatgacaaaaatgATAGTCGATTCAAAGTGGTCCATTGTGATTATTAAATCTAACATGATATAGCCGGACATAGCAAGTAATTATACTCCCAAACTTTTATATTAAAAGAGTATCCATCAAACATAATGAATttccgagggtctatcggaaatgaCCTTTCTACCTTTTATCAATCTTTGTCAAGCCTTACATTAATATCCGATGAAGTCCTAGAATCGCCCTTACATTAATATCTGGTGAAGTCCTACCAGTGAAGTCTGAGGAGGAATATGATGTAAACAGACCTTATTCCTACCTTTACGGGGTAGACCCATCTAGCATATACTTAAAGTTAATAATGTTGAAACAACCTGATGCACATTAGTTTCAAGAAGAGTTATAACTAATGTTAAACCATACACAACATACTAATTAGTTACAACAccattttcataaaagagcaagTTGAACATGCTCATATTAACCACCCAAAAACATAATAGTCATGATACAGAATAAACACAGTTTAAATTTCTCTATTTGTGATTACTAATTGCTCTGAAATCACTCGGTCAATTATGAAATTGATTGCGTATGAGTTTGTAAAGCTTTCTTTATTACCTTCAGCACGAATGTTCCGTCGATTACTACTAGCGCATGTAAACTACACTAGGGGATTGAGCAAAAAACTATGGGAAAGAGTTATTCAAAGAGCCTTGCAATAGTTTATGAATTCTGCTTAGTAGGGACCTGAACTTCTTTTCTCAAAGTCGGACCACGGTTTGCCTATGCAGAAGCCATGGGGCAATACCCAGTACTATATGATGTCGATGCTGGATGCTGCTGAATCTCCATCAATGGTCCAAACAGAATCAGGCATGTCGAACCTATGTCCTGTATCTGTAGAGTTTCTTGACGAGGGTAAAGAGATAGAGAAtagaagatgagaaaataatcGTTTGTTATTAGTCGTATGACAACTATTTAAAGAGTATGTACTAGACCTATATCAACAAGGATAGACTAAtaaattatgtcatcaacatatactaggaCATAAacaatacactcaaaattatgcagGATGAACAATGAAGAATCTGATTGGCCACACTTCAAAATCGTAGCCTTTTATACATTATGACAACACTTGTAAAGTGTAAGCATGTTTTAGCCACACTTTTGAAGTGTAGTAATATTGCCAAAAATTTGATAGTTCAAGCCACATTTTATAGAGATGGCATTAGGCATATAAAATGTTAGTATGTaatttctaattgaaaaataattattttgatcgtAATATATACATCACTAAGCACATTACAtaaacatacatatttatatataatctcaCGCACCAATTAGCTAATAAATAATTGAAGTGCATAGATTTGTAATGAACTTCAAAAAGACACGTCTCTTACATACTAATTagaaaacaacataataaaaatttgtaCCAAGTTCCACACAAAACCAAATGTATATAAAcgtatatcaaaatatttcaaaaattcttcatcattcacttTAATCTAGATCAAGTTGAGTTGTGGCGCCCACCATTCCAATTTGATCCCCCGCATTGATCCTACACAttcaaaattaaacaaacaatTAGTAGTAAAATTATGCtcaacaaatatacaaatattgtTTCAATCTTGAATGAGGAAGTATGTGAATCCAAAGTTTCTTTAACTCATTCAATCAAGTTAAAAGTTCAGAATTTAACTTTCTTGTGAATTTGTAAGATAAAGTACCTTTTCAGAAATCGAAGCATGAGCTGAGCTGGAtaaatttgaaagatttttttctcTTATAGCCTGTGCATTACTTGCATCAGGTGAAGGAATGTTAGATCCATCACTCCCTGGTATATCTTAAAAATTCAATCTAGGATTATTTTTGCACCAATTGACTAAAAAACTGTCGCATTTCTTCACTCATTTCACTTATAATTTCTTCCTTCATAGAAGTGACTTCTTTAGCATGCTTTTGTTTAAGCTCAttcatttcctcatttttttcagAGAAGTTGTTGTGACTGATCTACCATAGCCTTTAATTCAAGCAGGCTTCTCCTTTCCAAATGCTGTCGTGAATGCATCAGCAGTTTGATGATTCAAATGGATTTTCCATTCCCCGTGATTGATCTATCTTTTATAACCTTCAACAAATCCACGATCGATTATACACTACATCCCTTTGAGTCCAACGGACATTACAACACCTATCACATGGGCACTGAATTTCATTGCCTTGAGGCAAATAAATGGCAGATTTCTCAGAGGCAAAATGATAAAAGCTTAAAAAGAAAAACAGTCAGCCAGCCAGCAAATAAATGGCAGATTTCTCAGAGGCAAAATGATAAAAGCTTTAAGCTCAATTAGAAATGGATGAAATGACTACGAAGAGAACTTACAGAAATCGCCTCTTCGATTTTACAGAAGTGACGCACGGATGAGATTTTGCGAAAGTGATAAAAGTACCCAATTTCTGTAATTCACCAATGAGAGAACTTGCAGAAATGAGTATATACAATCCTCTCCGAGGAAATCCCCTCTTAGATTTTGCGGAAGTGATGAGGAGGTGATTTTGCTGAAGTGATAAAAGTAATGAGAAAATACCCTACCTCAACTTAAAGGTACTTTTTacatgaactaattaaaagtataattttNNNNNNNNNNNNNNNNNNNNNNNNNNNNNNNNNNNNNNNNNNNNNNNNNNNNNNNNNNNNNNNNNNNNNNNNNNNNNNNNNNNNNNNNNNNNNNNNNNNNNNNNNNNNNNNNNNNNNNNNNNNNNNNNNNNNNNNNNNNNNNNNNNNNNNNNNNNNNNNNNNNNNNNNNNNNNNNNNNNNNNNNNNNNNNNNNNNNNNNNNNNNNNNNNNNNNNNNNNNNNNNNNNNNNNNNNNNNNNNNNNNNNNNNNNNNNNNNNNNNNNNNNNNNNNNNNNNNNNNNNNNNNNNNNNNNNNNNNNNNNNNNNNNNNNNNNNNNNNNNNNNNNNNNNNNNNNNNNNNNNNNNNNNNNNNNNNNNNNNNNNNNNNNNNNNNNNNNNNNNNNNNNNNNNNNNNNNNNNNNNNNNNNNNNNNNNNNNNNNNNNNNNNNNNNNNNNNNNNNNNNNNNNNNNNNNNNNNNNNNNNNNNNNNNNNNNNNNNNNNNNNNNNNNNNNNNNNNNNNNNNNNNNNNNNNNNNNNNNNNNNNNNNNNNNNNNNNNNNNNNNNNNNNNNNNNNNNNNNNNNNNNNNNNNNNNNNNNNNNNNNNNNNNNNNNNNNNNNNNNNNNNNNNNNNNNNNNNNNNNNNNNNNNNNNNNNNNNNNNNNNNNNNNNNNNNNNNNNNNNNNNNNNNNNNNNNNNNNNNNNNNNNNNNNNNNNNNNNNNNNNNNNNNNNNNNNNNNNNNNNNNNNNNNNNNNNNNNNNNNNNNNNNNNNNNNNNNNNNNNNNNNNNNNNNNNNNNNNNNNNNNNNNNNNNNNNNNNNNNNNNNNNNNNNNNNNNNNNNNNNNNNNNNNNNNNNNNNNNNNNNNNNNNNNNNNNNNNNNNNNNNNNNNNNNNNNNNNNNNNNNNNNNNNNNNNNNNNNNNNNNNNNNNNNNNNNNNNNNNNNNNNNNNNNNNNNNNNNNNNNNNNNNNNNNNNNNNNNNNNNNNNNNNNNNNNNNNNNNNNNNNNNNNNNNNNNNNNNNNNNNNNNNNNNNNNNNNNNNNNNNNNNNNNNNNNNNNNNNNNNNNNNNNNNNNNNNNNNNNNNNNNNNNNNNNNNNNNNNNNNNNNNNNNNNNNNNNNNNNNNNNNNNNNNNNNNNNNNNNNNNNNNNNNNNNNNNNNNNNNNNNNNNNNNNNNNNNNNNNNNNNNNNNNNNNNNNNNNNNNNNNNNNNNNNNNNNNNNNNNNNNNNNNNNNNNNNNNNNNNNNNNNNNNNNNNNNNNNNNNNNNNNNNNNNNNNNNNNNNNNNNNNNNNNNNNNNNNNNNNNNNNNNNNNNNNNNNNNNNNNNNNNNNNNNNNNNNNNNNNNNNNNNNNNNNNNNNNNNNNNNNNNNNNNNNNNNNNNNNNNNNNNNNNNNNNNNNNNNNNNNNNNNNNNNNNNNNNNNNNNNNNNNNNNNNNNNNNNNNNNNNNNNNNNNNNNNNNNNNNNNNNNNNNNNNNNNNNNNNNNNNNNNNNNNNNNNNNNNNNNNNNNNNNNNNNNNNNNNNNNNNNNNNNNNNNNNNNNNNNNNNNNNNNNNNNNNNNNNNNNNNNNNNNNNNNNNNNNNNNNNNNNNNNNNNNNNNNNNNNNNNNNNNNNNNNNNNNNNNNNNNNNNNNNNNNNNNNNNNNNNNNNNNNNNNNNNNNNNNNNNNNNNNNNNNNNNNNNNNNNNNNNNNNNNNNNNNNNNNNNNNNNNNNNNNNNNNNNNNNNNNNNNNNNNNNNNNNNNNNNNNNNNNNNNNNNNNNNNNNNNNNNNNNNNNNNNNNNNNNNNNNNNNNNNNNNNNNNNNNNNNNNNNNNNNNNNNNNNNNNNNNNNNNNNNNNNNNNNNNNNNNNNNNNNNNNNNNNNNNNNNNNNNNNNNNNNNNNNNNNNNNNNNNNNNNNNNNNNNNNNNNNNNNNNNNNNNNNNNNNNNNNNNNNNNNNNNNNNNNNNNNNNNNNNNNNNNNNNNNNNNNNNNNNNNNNNNNNNNNNNNNNNNNNNNNNNNNNNNNNNNNNNNNNNNNNNNNNNNNNNNNNNNNNNNNNNNNNNNNNNNNNNNNNNNNNNNNNNNNNNNNNNNNNNNNNNNNNNNNNNNNNNNNNNNNNNNNNNNNNNNNNNNNNNNNNNNNNNNNNNNNNNNNNNNNNNNNNNNNNNNNNNNNNNNNNNNNNNNNNNNNNNNNNNNNNNNNNNNNNNNNNNNNNNNNNNNNNNNNNNNNNNNNNNNNNNNNNNNNNNNNNNNNNNNNNNNNNNNNNNNNNNNNNNNNNNNNNNNNNNNNNNNNNNNNNNNNNNNNNNNNNNNNNNNNNNNNNNNNNNNNNNNNNNNNNNNNNNNNNNNNNNNNNNNNNNNNNNNNNNNNNNNNNNNNNNNNNNNNNNNNNNNNNNNNNNNNNNNNNNNNNNNNNNNNNNNNNNNNNNNNNNNNNNNNNNNNNNNNNNNNNNNNNNNNNNNNNNNNNNNNNNNNNNNNNNNNNNNNNNNNNNNNNNNNNNNNNNNNNNNNNNNNNNNNNNNNNNNNNNNNNNNNNNNNNNNNNNNNNNNNNNNNNNNNNNNNNNNNNNNNNNNNNNNNNNNNNNNNNNNNNNNNNNNNNNNNNNNNNNNNNNNNNNNNNNNNNNNNNNNNNNNNNNNNNNNNNNNNNNNNNNNNNNNNNNNNNNNNNNNNNNNNNNNNNNNNNNNNNNNNNNNNNNNNNNNNNNNNNNNNNNNNNNNNNNNNNNNNNNNNNNNNNNNNNNNNNNNNNNNNNNNNNNNNNNNNNNNNNNNNNNNNNNNNNNNNNNNNNNNNNNNNNNNNNNNNNNNNNNNNNNNNNNNNNNNNNNNNNNNNNNNNNNNNNNNNNNNNNNNNNNNNNNNNNNNNNNNNNNNNNNNNNNNNNNNNNNNNNNNNNNNNNNNNNNNNNNNNNNNNNNNNNNNNNNNNNNNNNNNNNNNNNNNNNNNNNNNNNNNNNNNNNNNNNNNNNNNNNNNNNNNNNNNNNNNNNNNNNNNNNNNNNNNNNNNNNNNNNNNNNNNNNNNNNNNNNNNNNNNNNNNNNNNNNNNNNNNNttgcaacagatgacccatatgttggattcatgttacaacactataataataatccaacaaatgagtaatttattgcaacatatgagtaatctatcgAAACATATGatgcatctattgcaacagattacccacatgttgttgcaacatatgactcatctgttgtaacagattagtcatatatgttgcaacaaattactcatctattgcaatagattagtcgtacatgttgcaacagattacttatctgttggattcacgttacatgttttatctattattgagaaaatagcagtagcagatacacccagatgagaaattcaactaaaaattataattttacttactaaaatcgcCTAAGtaacacacactaagaacatcaatattACCAACAACTTCAATATTGTACaaacacaaataacaaaaaatataaaaaaaaaaaaataacaaacaccaacaaatcaacagTTGTTTGTTAGATTTGGTCCCAAAGATGTCtctggaaaaaaataaaattcaactcTTGCTATTTTTACAATAATGTTCCACAGCAAGAACTATAgtaacaataaaaaatcatatttcactccgaaaagagaaaaaagaaaataccaCAAATTAGGGTATTCTTGGGTTCCCATTGtaaatttaagcaacaaatattgaaattgttaacttaCACTAGAAGaagtgtgggttgatttgtatttttgaaaagattagaaaatttgg
The Capsicum annuum cultivar UCD-10X-F1 chromosome 6, UCD10Xv1.1, whole genome shotgun sequence DNA segment above includes these coding regions:
- the LOC107855518 gene encoding putative late blight resistance protein homolog R1A-3 isoform X1 — encoded protein: MYVLFVPENLITIMERVKENEQVRKEEEANNSSVSFSALREDVINVLDFMERLKNEEDQKTVDVDLIEKLKLKLKFVCTYVQLSYSDLDQFEYIMTALRHEVKDLLRSLLDDVDTNIECKYNMNHALLSFSNNMEDCISSCHHSKSSATMTDEQLNFLLQNLHYLSMYLAEQIFPLVTQYEILQNLCGNVRDFHGLILNDYVECEIVAYVLPQLQHMAEKVGIFLWDDLTSKDSKVFKLAQLFMMITPIELEVMQICYTNLKATTSAEVGCFVKNLLEISPDILREYLVHLQEHIVNAITATTPGARNIQVMIEFLLIILMDMPKDIIHHDKLFDLLARVGELTREVSTLVRDLEEKSRNEESIDEKSPATRDLLEKIELLREDLKHVYLKAPDPCQCCLPMNDGPLFMHLLHIHLNDLLDSNAYSIALIKEEIGLVKEDLEFIRSFFTNAEKGLYKDLWARVLDVAYEAKDVIDSIIVRDNGLLHFIFSLPITIKKIKLIKKEVSNISEKIPKNRSLTVVHSTKKSVESKSITAGKIIVGFEEETNWLFSKLTSGPKELDVISITGMPGSGKTTLAYKVYNDESVCSHFDLRAWCTVDQEYDEKKLLMKLFNQVAGLDLKFSEDIDVADKLRKQLYGKRYLIVLDDVWDTTTWDDLTRPFPDVEKGSRIILTTRQKEVAFHGKGNTDPLNLRLLRPEESWELLEKRAFGEQSCPDELLEVGKEIAQNCKGLPLIVDLIAGVTAGLEKKKAVWLEVRNNLNSFILNSEVDVMKVIELSYEHLPHHMKPCFLYLASFPKDAKISRDRLKMFWRAEGLVEQTEMMSLEEVMEIYLDNLISSSLVIASNDIGDIPTCQLHDLVHGFCLIKAREEKLFGQISSSDPSSSFSDLMPRIVNIVYDKEHFGPNNFVLFSSKMERHSGKHLCSFEITGDEMEDHLSDACHLRYLRLLRVLILYPSFMMVKASLLNEICMLNHLRFLRIGTEVNSLPSSFSNLWNLETLMVENQGSTWVLLPRIWDLVKLRELSIDACSFFDLDTNEPILIAEDSTLENLRVLGKLVISYKKETEDIFIRFPNLQRLVFDLNESWNYSTERYWFPILDFLHELEHLRVYFKNSNTNDSGPSLATNWSWNFHFPSNLKTLVLFDFPLTSDSLSIIARLPNLEEFFLIRTIFHGGEWNMGEEDTFENLKYLKLDEVTLSKWEFGEESFPLLEKLVLWKCHMLEEIPPSFGDICSLKIIKLQKSPQLEDSAKKIKQYIKDMGGDELQVLGPNNIPLFK
- the LOC107855518 gene encoding putative late blight resistance protein homolog R1A-3 isoform X2, translated to MERVKENEQVRKEEEANNSSVSFSALREDVINVLDFMERLKNEEDQKTVDVDLIEKLKLKLKFVCTYVQLSYSDLDQFEYIMTALRHEVKDLLRSLLDDVDTNIECKYNMNHALLSFSNNMEDCISSCHHSKSSATMTDEQLNFLLQNLHYLSMYLAEQIFPLVTQYEILQNLCGNVRDFHGLILNDYVECEIVAYVLPQLQHMAEKVGIFLWDDLTSKDSKVFKLAQLFMMITPIELEVMQICYTNLKATTSAEVGCFVKNLLEISPDILREYLVHLQEHIVNAITATTPGARNIQVMIEFLLIILMDMPKDIIHHDKLFDLLARVGELTREVSTLVRDLEEKSRNEESIDEKSPATRDLLEKIELLREDLKHVYLKAPDPCQCCLPMNDGPLFMHLLHIHLNDLLDSNAYSIALIKEEIGLVKEDLEFIRSFFTNAEKGLYKDLWARVLDVAYEAKDVIDSIIVRDNGLLHFIFSLPITIKKIKLIKKEVSNISEKIPKNRSLTVVHSTKKSVESKSITAGKIIVGFEEETNWLFSKLTSGPKELDVISITGMPGSGKTTLAYKVYNDESVCSHFDLRAWCTVDQEYDEKKLLMKLFNQVAGLDLKFSEDIDVADKLRKQLYGKRYLIVLDDVWDTTTWDDLTRPFPDVEKGSRIILTTRQKEVAFHGKGNTDPLNLRLLRPEESWELLEKRAFGEQSCPDELLEVGKEIAQNCKGLPLIVDLIAGVTAGLEKKKAVWLEVRNNLNSFILNSEVDVMKVIELSYEHLPHHMKPCFLYLASFPKDAKISRDRLKMFWRAEGLVEQTEMMSLEEVMEIYLDNLISSSLVIASNDIGDIPTCQLHDLVHGFCLIKAREEKLFGQISSSDPSSSFSDLMPRIVNIVYDKEHFGPNNFVLFSSKMERHSGKHLCSFEITGDEMEDHLSDACHLRYLRLLRVLILYPSFMMVKASLLNEICMLNHLRFLRIGTEVNSLPSSFSNLWNLETLMVENQGSTWVLLPRIWDLVKLRELSIDACSFFDLDTNEPILIAEDSTLENLRVLGKLVISYKKETEDIFIRFPNLQRLVFDLNESWNYSTERYWFPILDFLHELEHLRVYFKNSNTNDSGPSLATNWSWNFHFPSNLKTLVLFDFPLTSDSLSIIARLPNLEEFFLIRTIFHGGEWNMGEEDTFENLKYLKLDEVTLSKWEFGEESFPLLEKLVLWKCHMLEEIPPSFGDICSLKIIKLQKSPQLEDSAKKIKQYIKDMGGDELQVLGPNNIPLFK